The stretch of DNA CCCCACGCCCCGGCTGTTCGCCTCGTGACGCCCGACAGGAGCCACCCATGGACATCATGACCCGCGCCGGCACCACGACCACCGCCCCGAGGAAGCCGGGGGTCGGCCGGGCCCTGCGGGTCGGCATCGGCGGCCCGGTCGGGTCGGGCAAGACCGCGCTCATCGCGCGGCTCTGCGAGGCCCTCGTCGACGCCGGGCTCGCCGTGGTGACCAACGACATCTACACCTCGGAGGACGCCGACTACCTGCGCCGCCAGGCGGTCCTGCCCGACGACCGGATCGCCGCGGTCGCCACCGGCTGCTGCCCGCACACCGCCGTGCGCGACGACATCGCCGCCAATCTCGACGCGGTCGAGCGGATGGAGCGCGTCCACCAGGGCCTCGGGCTCGTGCTCGTCGAGTCGGGCGGGGACAACCTCACGCTGACCTGGAGCCGGGCGCTCGTCGACCTGCAGGTGTTCGTCATCGACGTCTCCGGCGGGGACAAGATCCCGCGCAAGGGGGGTCCGGGGATCAGCGGGTCGGACCTGCTCGTGGTGAACAAGATCGACCTCGCCCCGCACGTCGGCGCCGACCTTGAGGTGATGCGCCGCGACGCGGCCGTGCAGCGGGGGGAGGGCCCGACGGTCTTCACCGACCTGCGCACCCCCGCCGGCGCCGCCCCGGTCGCGGACTGGCTGCGCGCGAAGCTGCGGGCGTGAACGGCGCGGTGCGCGCCGCAGCGCACGTCGAGGCGGCGGCGTACGCCGGCGCGACGAGCCTCGTGCGCCTTCGCAACGCGCCCCCGCTCGTCCTGCGCCGGACGGGCCCGGGCAGCCTGCACCTCGTGTCCGCCGGGGCGGGTCCCCTCGGCGGGGACGATCTGCACCTGGGCGTGCGGGTCGGCCCGGGTGCGCGGCTCCACCTGACCCAGGTCGCGGCGAGCCTCGCGCTGCCCGGCCCCGGTGGGTTACCGTCGCGGATCCGCTACGACGTCGAGCTCGGCGTGCACGCCGCGCTGCGCTGGGACGGGCAGCCGACGGTCGCCGGGGCCGGGTGCGACCACGTGAGCGAGCTGCGCGTGACCGCCGCACCGAGCGCGGCGCTGTGGTGGCGCGACGAGGTCGTGTGCGGCCGGTACGGAGAGGCGTCCGGGACCGTGCGGTGCCGCACGACCGTCGTGCGCGGCGGTCGCACGGTGCTCCGCGCCGACACCCGCGTCGGGGACGCGCTGTGGGCATCCGCCGCCGTGGGCGGGGGCGCCCGCGTCGCCGGCAGCCTGCTCCTGCTCGGCCGGGCGAGCGAGGCGGCGACCCTGGTCACGTCCGACCGCGCCGCCGTGCTGCGGCCCGCCGAGGGCGTCGCGGTCGTCACCGCCCTCGGTCCCGGCCATCCGGAGGTCCGCGCGGCCCTCGTCGCCGCCGCCGCCGGCGGCGGTTGAGCGCGTCCCCGCGCCACCCGGTCAGGGCGCGGCGGGATCGACCGCGTCCAGGGCGCTCGCGTCGCCCCCGAGACCCTCGGTGATGGCGCGCGCGTTGGCGACCATCATGCCGATGTAGCTGTGCTCGGGGTCGCCGGGCTGGCCGGGGAAGCTGTCGTCGGACAGGTCGCCGATGTAGGTCGCCCCCGTCTCCGCGGCGATCGTGGAAAGCACGTCGCTCGGGAACTCCCGGGCGCCGAACACCGCCGGCACGCCGCGGGCGTTGATCTCGTCCACAATCGTCCGCACGTCCGCAGCCGAGGGCTCGGAGTAGTCCGACGGCTGGAC from Egibacteraceae bacterium encodes:
- the ureG gene encoding urease accessory protein UreG, whose amino-acid sequence is MDIMTRAGTTTTAPRKPGVGRALRVGIGGPVGSGKTALIARLCEALVDAGLAVVTNDIYTSEDADYLRRQAVLPDDRIAAVATGCCPHTAVRDDIAANLDAVERMERVHQGLGLVLVESGGDNLTLTWSRALVDLQVFVIDVSGGDKIPRKGGPGISGSDLLVVNKIDLAPHVGADLEVMRRDAAVQRGEGPTVFTDLRTPAGAAPVADWLRAKLRA
- a CDS encoding urease accessory protein UreD; translation: MNGAVRAAAHVEAAAYAGATSLVRLRNAPPLVLRRTGPGSLHLVSAGAGPLGGDDLHLGVRVGPGARLHLTQVAASLALPGPGGLPSRIRYDVELGVHAALRWDGQPTVAGAGCDHVSELRVTAAPSAALWWRDEVVCGRYGEASGTVRCRTTVVRGGRTVLRADTRVGDALWASAAVGGGARVAGSLLLLGRASEAATLVTSDRAAVLRPAEGVAVVTALGPGHPEVRAALVAAAAGGG